A genomic segment from Ptychodera flava strain L36383 chromosome 8, AS_Pfla_20210202, whole genome shotgun sequence encodes:
- the LOC139139479 gene encoding uncharacterized protein: MVVKAIYQALLRYLGSLPGENPDLITMILMAPTGKAAYNLGGTTIHSALQIPASQGFHYRALSTDKLNTLQAKYRNLKVIFIDEISMVGNGMFNYVNLRLQQIMGNKKLFGGVSIISSGDLFQLKPVFDGWIFQDLNVNYGPLATNLWQECFTMFELTEIMRQKDDANFAQLLNRLREGNHTDNDIKYLETRIVQLNYEDETTEHVTDIVHIFYSNASVDSHNILAFNKLTGFKTTTEAVDTVIGDVDQAVKTKILKSVPKAAQKTMGLQHTLHIAIGQRIDLCINLSVEDGLINGASGIIRFIDILDNNNVTNLWIEFDDQSVGRKTRHDKKHLLHSGIKAQWTPIQKMSRQFKVDRYKNAEVLQKQFAIRPASAKTIHRSQGDTLQQVVVDLPNKKQYHLHYVALSRVTHLEGLHILNLHPKNITVSSDVQTEMNRLRTEAMLQPNLQFPYKYNETYFVVAHQNVRSLHAHYEDVACDYSLTAADVIICTESKLSPMIVPVMTYQAM; this comes from the coding sequence ATGGTAGTCAAAGCAATATACCAAGCACTCTTACGATACCTTGGAAGTCTACCAGGTGAAAACCCTGACCTTATCACAATGATTCTAATGGCACCAACTGGAAAAGCTGCATACAATCTTGGTGGTACTACTATTCACAGTGCACTTCAAATACCTGCTAGTCAAGGTTTTCACTACAGAGCACTCTCAACAGATAAGCTCAATACATTGCAAGCAAAGTATCGAAACCTGAAAGTAAtatttattgatgaaatctCAATGGTTGGTAATGGCATGTTCAATTATGTGAATCTACGGCTGCAGCAAATAATGGGTAACAAGAAGTTGTTTGGTGGTGTCAGTATCATTAGTAGTGGTGATTTGTTTCAACTCAAACCTGTGTTTGATGGTTGGATTTTTCAAGATCTAAATGTGAACTATGGGCCTTTAGCAACAAATCTTTGGCAAGAATGTTTTACAATGTTTGAATTAACAGAAATAATGAGACAAAAAGATGATGCAAACTTTGCTCAGTTACTAAACCGACTTCGAGAAGGAAACCATACAGACAATGACATTAAATACCTTGAGACTCGTATTGTGCAATTGAACTATGAAGATGAAACTACAGAACATGTTACTGACATAGTCCACATTTTCTACAGCAATGCCAGTGTTGATTCACATAACATCCTAGCCTTTAACAAATTGACAGGATTTAAGACAACCACTGAAGCAGTAGACACAGTTATTGGTGATGTTGATCAAGCTGTTAAAACTAAAATCCTAAAGAGTGTTCCAAAAGCAGCTCAAAAGACAATGGGTTTACAACATACATTGCATATTGCCATTGGACAGAGAATTGACCTCTGCATAAATTTATCAGTTGAAGATGGCCTCATAAATGGTGCATCAGGAATAATCCGATTCATTGATATACTAGATAACAACAATGTCACCAATTTGTGGATTGAGTTTGATGATCAGTCTGTAGGCCGCAAAACACGTCATGACAAGAAACATCTACTGCACAGTGGTATCAAAGCTCAGTGGACTCCAATACAAAAAATGTCAAGACAGTTCAAAGTAGATCGTTATAAAAATGCTGAAGTCTTACAAAAACAATTTGCTATTCGTCCAGCTAGTGCAAAAACAATACACCGTTCACAAGGTGACACACTCCAACAGGTTGTTGTAGATCTGCCAAACAAAAAACAGTATCATCTACATTATGTTGCACTGAGTCGTGTAACTCATCTAGAAGGTCTTCATATTCTGAATCTGCATCCAAAAAATATAACAGTCAGCAGTGATGTTCAAACAGAAATGAATCGTTTACGCACTGAAGCAATGTTACaaccaaatttacaatttcccTACAAATACAATGAGACCTATTTTGTAGTTGCACATCAAAATGTCAGATCATTACATGCCCATTATGAAGATGTTGCATGTGATTACAGTTTAACAGCTGCAGATGTGATAATTTGTACAGAGTCAAAACTGTCTCCAATGATAGTTCCAGTTATGACTTACCAGGCTATGTAA